In Nicotiana tabacum cultivar K326 chromosome 11, ASM71507v2, whole genome shotgun sequence, a single window of DNA contains:
- the LOC142165852 gene encoding uncharacterized protein LOC142165852 codes for MLQDMKKNGWESLLDDVFSFYDRHDILILNMDESCFLGKSKRKSNVCYSHHSHVEIFSDVIDVQLQKLNERFNIVSSDLLLGMASLNPVNSFANFDKDKIMTLTKCCPNEFDKLHPWNLSYQLMMTR; via the coding sequence ATGTTGCAAGATATGAAGAAAAATGGATGGGAATCTCTATTGGATGATGTTTTCTCATTTTATGATAGACATGATATTTTGATTCTGAATATGGATGAGTCTTGCTTTCTTGGAAAGTCGAAGAGAAAGTCTAATGTTTGTTACTCACATCACTCGCATGTtgaaatcttttctgatgtgatAGATGTGCAACTTCAAAAGCTTAATGAACGTTTTAATATAGTGAGTAGTGATTTGCTTCTTGGGATGGCTAGCTTAAATCCGGTTAATTCCTTTGCTAATTTTGATAAGGATAAAATAATGACATTGACGAAGTGTTGTCCAAATGAGTTTGATAAATTGCATCCTTGGAATTTGAGTTATCAACttatgatgacccgatag